Proteins encoded together in one Oncorhynchus masou masou isolate Uvic2021 chromosome 3, UVic_Omas_1.1, whole genome shotgun sequence window:
- the marveld2l gene encoding MARVEL domain-containing protein 2 yields MKSWNKIFKRGDPESVDGNSSLQKNSLNNAPLELTPQRALDDDLSDDANSTAHSSSTPPYVQGVGSGGDEGTLKDRLRTLLPQSWGSILQKWSNGDADSDLGSAGVKIVPNGTRVSPPVSPILERRYWDTQDSLGTSNKSSHRPLLRDVPIDNDLLHYLPEESELTSIHPAEYYAEKVEVYKLKYSYMKSWPGLLRLLAGFELLFGGMVLACVCAYIHKDSEWSNSYGLYNGAYNNGYGTSGKSYNGPMTLFVIAVVGVAWIVTILLLVIGLTMYYRTILLDSPWWPLTEGVINVALFLLYMAAGIVYLNDLNRGGLCYMTIGINPIMSSLCRVDGGQMAGTAFIFINMLMYLISFLVCLKMWRHEATRREIEFFKNQENLRPIPVAQSKSPNPQTKRIVFEDEMDSSMRATKLLHVTDFQQEEPGSRNRAIPTGYAQKPRVIADYVMKYPEISSLEDREKYKAVFNDQYQEYKDLHKDISETLVKFRELDAMMGKLLKDGNSHEEQKRIQRILKKYEQKKSDPAFLEKKERCDYLKAKLSHIKNRIRNFDQDTMAKGRT; encoded by the exons ATGAAAAGCTGGAATAAGATATTCAAGAGAGGAGACCCGGAGAGTGTGGATGGGAACTCCTCTTTGCAGAAAAACTCCTTGAACAACGCCCCGCTAGAGCTAACACCTCAGAGGGCCTTAGATGACGACCTTTCAGATGACGCAAACTCCACTGCCCACTCATCCAGCACTCCCCCATATGTACAAGGAGTGGGGAGTGGTGGGGACGAGGGGACCCTTAAGGACAGGTTGAGAACTCTCCTCCCCCAATCATGGGGCAGTATTCTCCAGAAATGGAGCAATGGGGATGCTGACTCTGACCTGGGCTCCGCAGGGGTCAAGATTGTGCCCAATGGGACCAGGGTGAGTCCACCTGTCAGTCCCATACTGGAGAGGAGGTACTGGGACACTCAGGACTCACTGGGGACCTCCAACAAGAGTTCCCATAGGCCCTTGTTGAGGGACGTTCCTATAGACAATGACCTACTCCATTATCTTCCAGAGGAATCAGAGCTGACCAGTATCCATCCAGCTGAGTACTATGCTGAGAAGGTGGAGGTCTACAAGCTGAAGTACTCCTATATGAAATCATGGCCTGGGTTACTGAGACTCCTGGCTGGGTTTGAACTTCTCTTTGGCGGTATGGTCCTTGCCTGTGTCTGTGCCTACATCCATAAGGACAGTGAGTGGTCGAACTCCTATGGACTGTACAATGGTGCGTATAACAATGGATATGGCACATCGGGGAAGTCCTATAATGGACCTATGACTCTATTCGTGATAGCGGTGGTTGGGGTGGCGTGGATTGTAACCATCCTCCTACTGGTAATAGGGCTGACTATGTACTACCGTACCATCCTCCTGGACTCACCCTGGTGGCCTCTCACTGAAGGCGTCATCAACgtcgccctgttcctcctctacaTGGCTGCTGGTATCGTGTACCTGAATGACCTCAACCGTGGGGGTTTGTGTTACATGACTATAGGCATTAACCCCATAATGTCCAGCCTGTGTCGGGTGGACGGGGGCCAGATGGCTGGCACGGCTTTCATCTTCATCAACATGCTGATGTACCTCATCAGCTTCCTGGTGTGTTTGAAGATGTGGAGGCACGAGGCCACCCGCAGGGAGATAGAGTTCTTTAAGAACCAG GAGAATCTGAGGCCCATCCCTGTGGCCCAGAGCAAATCTCCCAATCCGCAGACCAAGAGAATTGTGTTTGAGGATGAGATGGACAGCTCAATGAGGGCAACCAAACTCCTCCACGTCACAGACTTTCAGCAAGAGGAGCCAGGCAGCCGGAACAGAGCCATCCCCACAGGGTACGCCCAGAAGCCCAGAGTCATCGCTGATTATGTCAT GAAGTATCCAGAAATCTCCTCTTTGGAGGATAGGGAGAAATACAAAGCTGTCTTCAACGACCAGTATCAGGAGTACAAGGACCTTCACAAAGACATCAGTGAGACCCTCGTGAAGTTCAGAGAGCTGGATGCCATGATGGGTAAACTCCTCAAAGATGGCAACAGTCATGAG GAGCAGAAAAGAATCCAGCGGATTTTGAAGAAGTATGAGCAAAAAAAGAGT GACCCTGCCTTCCTGGAGAAGAAGGAACGATGTGACTATCTGAAAGCTAAATTAAGCCACATCAAGAACAGGATCCGCAATTTCGACCAAGACACCATGGCAAAGGGTCGGACGTGA